A stretch of Dysidea avara chromosome 5, odDysAvar1.4, whole genome shotgun sequence DNA encodes these proteins:
- the LOC136255837 gene encoding uncharacterized protein, producing the protein MELSSLADSTSESVKSPTSKDYDSSDGLPKYSTLQSECTTLQSESSNDLPFHDVELKPVVNNIDHESNGIDHKSNGIDHKSNGIDHKSNGLDHEPNEIFHQKDEKKFAQQNICFRNFFRTKLFGGDSKGAKRKKRIRCIMKSINSVETNMPEYPADDGSSCCRINRNVKEYTLLIIGILMVAAACLSPAPLHYTAPIPPHPEDYGHFSDSIKNCHLHLESCDNHTSEACDIDGRFSQLSPLMMEDPITTESNLTSIFNITSRNQVCLDSVMDFFCNASYRPCDIESVFLPSEEECEGLKDVCTDEWNAILSVSPVLADCVLYAPRNLTCPDQFGIFCGDVCLPLCHEFSQNTAALTTLVIASFGITSFFMIISGIVVFVVAAFKHKSMFHFPNVIILYITGISIVYSTTQLIPILGGKDTTDYLFCSHRSIIVSFVESTAFCKIYGFAIQAALMGFVVVWLLFIFHLFLKVVFPMPSQNLFKNHGTKLYVAEVLLGLVTSLITPIVTITTDDFFIARFPPTQCFSDASIQFHGVILPAMLITIVGISLILITVLAVHRTTGLFKKTKKRSFKQFIPEIKLMMISVYLTVILAFTWIVFTVGSHNQGIFSSILDYATCVREHGDSSKCDHYRDDYQRMSMPLAVLTIMSNVLVMFLNIMVLLFIVQIKDVKVLTKRVTQSFINSKDNL; encoded by the exons ATGGAATTATCATCCTTGGCAGATAGTACAAGTGAGAGTGTGAAATCTCCCACCTCAAAGGATTATGATAGTAGTGATGGTTTGCCAAAGTACAGCACTCTTCAGTCTGAGTGCACCACTCTTCAGTCTGAGAGTTCAAATGATTTACCATTTCATGACGTTGAACTTAAACCAGTAGTGAATAACATTGATCACGAATCAAATGGCATTGATCATAAATCAAATGGCATTGATCATAAATCAAATGGAATTGATCATAAATCAAATGGATTAGATCATGAACCAAATGAGATCTTTCACCAGAAGGATGAGAAAAAGTTTGCTCAGCAAAATATCTGCTTTAGAAACTTCTTTAGAACTAAACTTTTTGGTGGCGATAGCAAAGGGGCTAAAAGAAAGAAGAGGATCCGGTGTATCATGAAGTCGATTAACAGTGTTGAAACTAACATGCCTGAGTACCCAGCTGATGATGGCTCATCCTGTTGTAGGATCAACCGCAATGTGAAGGAATATACTCTGCTTATCATAGGCATACTAATGGTTGCTGCAGCTTGTTTATCCCCAGCACCACTCCACTATACAGCACCCATACCTCCACACCCAGAAGATTATGGTCATTTTAGTGACTCTATCAAAAATTGTCATCTTCACCTT GAATCTTGTGACAATCATACCAGTGAAGCCTGTGATATAGATGGGAGATTTAGTCAGCTATCACCTTTAATGATGGAAGATCCAATCACAACTGAGTCTAATTTAACCAGTATATTTAATATAACATCTCGTAATCAAGTATGTTTAGATAGTGTAATGGATTTCTTCTGCAATGCATCATATCGACCCTGTGACATTGAATCAGTGTTCTTGCCATCAGAAGAAGAATGTGAAGGACTAAAAGATGTGTGTACAGATGAGTGGAATGCTATTCTAAGTGTGTCTCCAGTTTTGGCTGACTGTGTTTTGTATGCTCCAAGGAATTTAACTTGCCCAGATCAATTTGGGATATTTTGTGGTGATGTCTGTCTTCCACTCTGCCATGAATTTTCACAAAATACTGCAGCACTGACTACCCTTGTTATTGCTTCATTTGGCATCACTTCATTCTTTATGATTATCTCCGGCATCGTTGTGTTTGTAGTAGCTGCTTTCAAACATAAAAGCAT GTTCCACTTTCCAAATGTGATAATTCTATACATTACTGGGATTTCTATAGTTTATT CAACAACACAGCTCATTCCAATACTGGGAGGCAAGGATACTACAGATTATCTATTTTGCTCACACCGAAGTATCATAGTATCTTTTGTTGAATCAACAGCATTCTGTAAAATATATG GATTTGCTATTCAAGCAGCGTTGATGGGATTTGTTGTGGTCTGGTTGCTGTTTATTTTCCATTTGTTTTTAAAAGTAGTTTTTCCGATGCCAAGCCAAAATTTGTTCAAAAACCATGGTACAAAGCTCTATGTAGCAGAAGTATTGTTGGGATTGGTCACCAGCTTAATAACACCTATTGTCACCATTACTACAGATGACTTCTTCATAGCCAGGTTTCCTCCAACCCAGTGCTTCTCTGATGCTTCAATACAGTTTCATGGTGTTATCCTACCAGCAATGTTGATCACTATTGTGGGAATATCATTGATATTAATCACTGTCTTAGCTGTCCATAGG ACAACTGGATTATtcaaaaaaacaaagaaaagaaGTTTTAAGCAGTTTATTCCTGAGATTAAACTAATGATGATTTCAGTATACCTGACAGTAATTTTAGCATTTACATGGATTGTGTTCACAGTTGGCTCTCATAACCAAGGCATTTTTAGTTCGATCCTAGACTATGCGACGTGTGTAAGAGAGCATGGGGACAGTAGTAAATGTGACCATTATAGGGATGATTATCAAAGAATGTCCATGCCACTTGCTGTTTTAACTATTATGTCTAATGTACTTGTGATGTTTCTGAATATCATGGTCTTACTGTTCATAGTACAGATCAAGGATGTCAAGGTACTTACTAAAAGAGTCACCCAGAGCTTCATCAATTCAAAAGATAACTTGTAA